DNA sequence from the Paenibacillus physcomitrellae genome:
TTCGCAAATGGAGGGAGGCAACCGGAGCCGCAGTCAGGCTTTTATTAATTGAAGCGTCAGTACAGATAGGCGGTAAAATTCAAACCGTCAGGCATCAACAATTCGTGATGGAGACCGGGGCGGATTCTATTGTAGCGCGAAAAATGAATGACATGGACGTGATTGCAGAACTGGGCTTGGAAGATGACGTGGTCTATAACACAACTGGACGCTCCTTCATATATGCGGCTGGACATTTGAAGCCGATTCCGGACGACGCCGTGTTCGGCATTCCGGCAAGTATGGAGTCGCTCGCCAAGAGTACGCTCGTCTCGGCAGAAGGCAAAGTTGCAGCGCTAAAAGATTTATATACGAAAAATGAGACGTTTACGAAGGACGATTCTGTCGGCGCGTTTCTGGAGTATTTTCTCGGGAGTGAACTAGTCGAGAAGCAAATCGCCCCCGTCCTTTCCGGGGTCTATTCAGGGAATTTGAACGAGTTGACAATTGCCTCAACACTACCATTCTTGATCGACTACAAGGAGCAATACGGAAGCATTATTAAAGGGCTCGAAGCCAACAAGCAGAAGTTTAGGATTGGTGAGAAGAAATTTTTCTCGCTAAAAAACGGTCTGGGCTCGCTTATTGACGCCTTTCAAGCCAGTCTGACCAAAGAATTGTTGTTAAACACTAAAGTCCGCAGGATTAATAAGAACAATGGCCGGTATCGCGTGCACTTAGACAATCAGGACATGATCGAAGCGGATTATGTTGTACTAAGCATCCCGCATACGGCAGCAGAACCGATTCTTGACGATCCGAGACTTACGGAGCAATTCTCGGGATTAAAGAGCAACTCGCTCATCAGCGTATATGTCGGCTTTGACGTGCCCGATTCAGTGCTCCCCGCCGATGGAACGGGATTTATTACCGCGACAACCGATGAATTGTTCTGCAGCGCCTGCACATGGACAAGTCGCAAATGGGAGCATACGTCCAAATCCGGAAATTTGCTCGTCCGGCTATTTTATAAAAGCAGCCATCCTTCGTATGCTTCAATAAAGAATCTGGATCACGATGACCTGCTAAAGGTGGCGCTTAGCGATATTGAGAAGGGGCTTGGAATTACCGCCGAACCTGTCGTTAACGAGATCACCGACTGGTCCGGGCAAATGCCAATTTATTCGATTACCCATCC
Encoded proteins:
- the hemG gene encoding protoporphyrinogen oxidase, whose translation is MKTIVVIGGGITGLSAMHEFRKWREATGAAVRLLLIEASVQIGGKIQTVRHQQFVMETGADSIVARKMNDMDVIAELGLEDDVVYNTTGRSFIYAAGHLKPIPDDAVFGIPASMESLAKSTLVSAEGKVAALKDLYTKNETFTKDDSVGAFLEYFLGSELVEKQIAPVLSGVYSGNLNELTIASTLPFLIDYKEQYGSIIKGLEANKQKFRIGEKKFFSLKNGLGSLIDAFQASLTKELLLNTKVRRINKNNGRYRVHLDNQDMIEADYVVLSIPHTAAEPILDDPRLTEQFSGLKSNSLISVYVGFDVPDSVLPADGTGFITATTDELFCSACTWTSRKWEHTSKSGNLLVRLFYKSSHPSYASIKNLDHDDLLKVALSDIEKGLGITAEPVVNEITDWSGQMPIYSITHPKIVYALESIMADVFPGMILAGCSYYGVGISDCMKNGADSARKIIDLLKDGYSPTSKQGASDNS